From Streptomyces sp. NBC_01460, a single genomic window includes:
- a CDS encoding ATP-binding protein, translating to MTDARRPGAATRAPRTGRPRRAAPFGLRTRLVLAFLLVAAVSAGTTAALTYREARNAVLAGAQDTAVTSFREQAETLAPTLPVDPDMLRETLFVIAAKAKPHPWIVFAEYGSLRVSSGTSPTSSVVTPELRHTTLSTPHGGFQRVVKNGIPYLTIGMPVVTRTSAGSSVPTGLLLFAVMRMTDEQSDVDALLTAARNGALPALAIALVPALIAARSVLRPVRALNRAARSMGSGRLDTRIQVRGSDELADLASTFNESAGLLEHSVEALQQAEARARRFASDVSHELRTPLAGMLAVTEVLDEDADGLDPDTARAVRLISAETGKLAVLVEDLMEISRFDARAAELNTDEVDAAETVRKTLDHRHWGDRVRTELRDGIRIRLDPRRFDLVVANLVGNALRHGGEPVTVRLDRGTTAEGAEVLITEVTDNGPGIRPEVLPHIFDRFYKADAARGRSAGSGLGLAITQENVRLHGGTVRAANGPQGGAVFTVELPLHDRPGTEEAQE from the coding sequence GTGACCGACGCCCGCCGGCCCGGCGCCGCGACCCGTGCTCCGCGCACCGGCCGTCCGCGCCGGGCCGCGCCCTTCGGACTGCGGACCCGCCTCGTCCTGGCGTTCCTCCTGGTCGCCGCGGTGAGCGCCGGGACGACCGCCGCGCTCACCTACCGCGAGGCGCGCAACGCCGTCCTCGCCGGGGCCCAGGACACGGCGGTGACGTCCTTCCGTGAGCAGGCCGAGACGCTCGCCCCCACGTTGCCGGTGGACCCCGACATGCTCCGGGAAACGCTCTTCGTCATCGCCGCCAAGGCCAAACCGCACCCCTGGATCGTCTTCGCCGAGTACGGGTCGCTGCGCGTGTCGTCGGGGACCAGCCCCACCTCCTCGGTGGTCACCCCGGAGCTTCGCCACACCACCCTCTCCACACCGCACGGCGGCTTCCAGCGGGTCGTCAAGAACGGCATTCCCTACCTCACGATCGGCATGCCGGTCGTCACCAGGACCAGCGCCGGCAGCAGCGTACCCACCGGGCTCCTCCTGTTCGCGGTGATGAGGATGACGGACGAACAGAGCGACGTCGACGCCCTGCTCACCGCGGCTCGCAACGGCGCGCTGCCCGCCCTCGCCATCGCGCTCGTACCCGCGCTGATCGCGGCGCGCAGTGTGCTGCGCCCCGTCCGCGCGTTGAACAGGGCGGCCCGTTCCATGGGCAGCGGCCGGCTCGACACCCGGATCCAGGTCCGTGGATCGGACGAACTCGCGGACCTGGCAAGCACGTTCAACGAGTCGGCCGGCCTGCTGGAACACTCCGTCGAGGCGCTCCAGCAGGCCGAGGCACGTGCCCGCCGGTTCGCCTCCGACGTCTCGCACGAACTACGGACCCCTCTCGCCGGGATGCTGGCCGTCACCGAGGTCCTCGACGAGGACGCCGACGGCCTGGACCCCGACACCGCGCGGGCGGTGCGGCTGATCAGCGCGGAGACCGGCAAGCTCGCCGTGCTCGTCGAGGACCTGATGGAGATCTCCCGCTTCGACGCCCGCGCCGCCGAGCTGAACACCGACGAGGTCGACGCCGCGGAAACCGTCCGCAAGACGCTCGACCACCGGCACTGGGGCGATCGCGTCCGCACCGAACTGCGCGACGGCATCCGGATCCGCCTGGACCCGCGCCGCTTCGACCTCGTGGTCGCCAACCTGGTCGGCAACGCCCTGCGGCACGGCGGCGAGCCCGTCACCGTGCGGCTCGACAGAGGCACGACGGCGGAGGGAGCGGAGGTGCTGATCACCGAGGTCACCGACAACGGCCCCGGCATCCGGCCCGAGGTGCTGCCGCACATCTTCGACCGGTTCTACAAGGCGGACGCCGCTCGCGGCCGTTCGGCGGGCAGCGGTCTCGGGCTCGCGATCACCCAGGAGAACGTGCGGCTGCACGGCGGTACGGTCCGAGCCGCCAACGGGCCGCAGGGCGGCGCGGTGTTCACGGTCGAGCTGCCGCTGCACGACCGCCCCGGCACAGAGGAGGCCCAGGAATGA
- a CDS encoding MFS transporter — translation MAAPATAPPPPSDLRRIVAASLVGTTVEWYDFFLYGSAAALVFNKLFFPDSDPLVGTLLSFLTYAVGFAARPVGALVFGHYGDRLGRKKLLVLSLLMMGGATFAIGLLPTHATIGSAAPVLLTVLRLVQGFALGGEWGGAVLLVSEHGDAERRGFWASWPQTGAPAGQLLATGVLSALTALMSDSAFGAWGWRIPFLLSGVLVILGLWIRLSVDESPVFKAALAQAEQRKATDAQAEKMPLVAVLRHHWRDVLIAMGARMAENISYYVITAFILVYATTSAELSKQTALNAVLIASAVHFAVIPLWGALSDRVGRRPVYLVGAIGVALWMFPFFALIDTSSFGSLLLAVTVGLIFHGAMYAPQAAFFAEMFATRMRYSGASIGAQFSSVAAGAPAPLIATALLADFGSSTPISLYVIAAALVTVLAIVCAKETRSRDLADIEPDAGRQGADAATPPVDARSV, via the coding sequence ATGGCCGCCCCAGCAACCGCTCCACCGCCGCCGTCCGACCTCCGCCGCATCGTCGCCGCGAGCCTCGTCGGCACCACCGTGGAGTGGTACGACTTCTTCCTCTACGGCTCCGCCGCCGCGCTGGTCTTCAACAAGCTGTTCTTCCCGGATTCCGACCCGCTCGTCGGCACCCTTCTCTCCTTCCTCACCTACGCCGTGGGCTTCGCCGCGCGACCGGTCGGAGCCCTGGTCTTCGGGCACTACGGGGACCGGCTCGGCCGCAAGAAGCTGCTGGTGCTCAGCCTGTTGATGATGGGCGGAGCGACGTTCGCCATCGGACTCCTTCCGACGCACGCCACCATCGGGTCCGCCGCGCCCGTCCTGCTCACGGTCCTGCGCCTGGTGCAGGGCTTCGCGCTCGGTGGCGAGTGGGGCGGCGCCGTGCTGCTCGTGTCGGAGCACGGCGACGCGGAACGGCGCGGGTTCTGGGCGTCCTGGCCCCAGACGGGGGCGCCCGCCGGTCAGTTGCTGGCGACCGGGGTGCTCTCCGCCCTCACCGCGCTCATGTCCGACTCCGCGTTCGGGGCGTGGGGGTGGCGGATTCCCTTCCTCCTCTCCGGGGTCCTCGTGATCCTCGGCCTGTGGATTCGTCTCTCTGTCGATGAATCGCCTGTCTTCAAGGCGGCCCTGGCCCAGGCCGAGCAGCGCAAGGCCACCGACGCCCAGGCCGAGAAGATGCCGCTCGTCGCCGTCCTGCGGCATCACTGGCGCGACGTGCTGATCGCCATGGGCGCGCGGATGGCCGAGAACATCAGCTATTACGTGATCACCGCGTTCATCCTCGTGTACGCGACGACGTCGGCGGAGCTGAGCAAGCAGACGGCCCTCAACGCCGTACTCATCGCCTCCGCGGTGCACTTCGCCGTGATCCCGCTGTGGGGTGCGCTCTCCGACCGGGTGGGCCGCAGGCCCGTCTACCTGGTCGGCGCCATCGGTGTGGCGCTGTGGATGTTCCCGTTCTTCGCGCTGATCGACACCAGCAGCTTCGGGAGCCTGCTGCTGGCCGTCACGGTCGGGCTGATCTTCCACGGCGCGATGTACGCGCCGCAGGCGGCCTTCTTCGCGGAGATGTTCGCGACGCGGATGCGCTACTCGGGGGCGTCGATCGGCGCGCAGTTCTCCTCGGTCGCCGCGGGCGCCCCGGCGCCCCTCATCGCCACGGCGCTGCTCGCCGACTTCGGCAGCTCGACACCGATCTCCCTGTACGTGATCGCCGCCGCGCTCGTGACCGTGCTGGCGATCGTCTGCGCGAAGGAGACGCGGAGCCGGGACCTCGCGGACATCGAGCCGGACGCCGGCCGGCAGGGCGCCGATGCCGCGACGCCGCCCGTCGACGCCCGGAGCGTCTGA
- a CDS encoding STAS domain-containing protein: protein MLGLPDRALELTADHSPSGEVVLRLTGELDHLTADRFRRAVEEIPLRAESPLVLDMSRLAFCDSVGLTELVLAHRRARTAGASVRLVGVSRELGHLLELTGVDRVLAVEKNPHRAPGSGG, encoded by the coding sequence GTGCTGGGATTGCCTGACCGCGCGCTGGAACTCACCGCGGACCACAGCCCTTCGGGCGAGGTGGTCCTGAGGCTCACGGGAGAGCTCGACCACCTCACCGCCGACCGCTTCCGCAGGGCCGTCGAGGAGATCCCCCTGCGTGCGGAGTCGCCGCTCGTCCTCGACATGTCCCGGCTCGCGTTCTGCGACTCCGTGGGGCTCACGGAGCTCGTCCTCGCCCACCGCAGAGCCCGGACGGCGGGGGCGTCGGTTCGGCTCGTGGGCGTGTCCAGGGAACTGGGCCATCTGCTCGAACTCACCGGCGTCGACAGGGTGCTGGCCGTGGAGAAGAACCCCCACCGTGCGCCGGGCTCCGGCGGGTGA
- a CDS encoding fused response regulator/phosphatase gives MSTHAHTDSAVATVMVLDDNDTKRYIVSSWLRRAGHTVVEAADGAEGLALLAGASEEELPELAVVDVRLPDMSGFEVCEQIKADPRTASLPVIHVSATAVEVSDRAQGLHRGADAYLTEPIAPDELLATVTAALRYARARRRAERLARRVAALNSSTLAVYGARNGEAFTTAAATGAAALMSSPAVALSQSLDNRALLLATSPPVLSGPAGTAGVPEQPTEPAWQTDLHVMDSLCETALGDGIGTDTVLLSGEQWRALISRDASGRADVFPGRVGLVLARTKHGRPPVALAVDATALAGDDDGELLSQLAQACALALEALRSQSEEHALVLTLQRSFLPDRLPRTAGVDMAVRYEPAADHAEIGGDFYEAIETPDGLLLAIGDVAGHSLQAAMIMGEVRHSLRAYAIEGHDPRTLLNRLDALLVRLRPSITVTVCLVLVEPGGRRIHVANAGHIPPLLRRPDGSTCYLTEHGPLLGLQLPHPPATSHDVGAGSTLLLLTDGLIEVPGEDLDDSMEALSSTLRGAPQELGKLCDVLLDTFGKGKTDDIALLAARLL, from the coding sequence GTGAGTACCCACGCGCATACCGACAGCGCCGTCGCGACGGTCATGGTGCTCGACGACAACGACACGAAGCGCTACATCGTGAGCAGCTGGCTGCGACGTGCCGGTCACACGGTGGTGGAGGCCGCCGACGGGGCCGAGGGGCTCGCCCTGCTGGCCGGGGCGTCCGAAGAGGAACTGCCGGAACTGGCCGTCGTGGACGTGCGCCTGCCGGACATGAGCGGATTCGAGGTGTGCGAACAGATCAAGGCGGACCCGCGCACCGCCTCCCTGCCCGTCATCCACGTATCCGCGACGGCCGTCGAAGTGAGCGACCGCGCCCAAGGGCTGCACCGTGGAGCCGACGCCTACCTGACCGAGCCGATCGCGCCCGACGAGCTGCTGGCCACGGTCACGGCGGCGCTGCGCTACGCCCGTGCCCGCCGACGTGCCGAACGGCTCGCCAGGCGCGTGGCCGCGCTGAACAGCAGCACCCTCGCCGTGTACGGCGCGCGGAACGGTGAGGCCTTCACCACCGCCGCCGCCACGGGGGCGGCCGCGCTGATGTCCTCCCCCGCCGTGGCGCTCTCTCAGAGCCTCGACAACCGCGCACTCCTTCTCGCCACGTCCCCACCGGTCCTGTCCGGTCCGGCGGGGACGGCGGGAGTTCCCGAGCAGCCGACGGAACCCGCCTGGCAGACGGACCTGCATGTCATGGACAGTCTCTGCGAGACGGCTCTCGGGGACGGCATCGGGACGGACACGGTGCTGCTGTCAGGTGAGCAGTGGAGAGCCCTCATCTCGAGGGACGCGTCCGGCCGGGCCGACGTCTTCCCGGGCCGGGTCGGGCTGGTCCTCGCCCGGACGAAGCACGGACGCCCGCCCGTGGCGCTGGCGGTGGACGCCACCGCGCTGGCGGGAGACGACGACGGTGAACTCCTGTCCCAGCTGGCACAGGCGTGCGCCCTGGCCCTGGAGGCGCTCCGCAGCCAGAGCGAGGAGCACGCCCTCGTCCTCACCCTGCAGCGCTCGTTCCTGCCGGACCGGCTCCCTCGAACGGCCGGTGTGGACATGGCGGTGCGGTACGAGCCGGCGGCGGATCACGCCGAGATCGGCGGTGACTTCTACGAGGCCATAGAGACGCCCGACGGCCTGTTGCTGGCCATCGGCGACGTGGCCGGGCACTCCCTCCAGGCCGCCATGATCATGGGTGAGGTCCGCCATTCGCTGCGTGCCTACGCCATCGAGGGGCACGACCCCCGGACGCTGCTGAACCGCCTGGACGCGTTGCTGGTGCGGCTGCGTCCCTCCATCACCGTCACGGTCTGCCTCGTCCTCGTGGAGCCCGGCGGACGGCGGATCCACGTCGCGAACGCGGGACACATACCGCCGCTGCTGAGACGCCCCGACGGGTCCACGTGCTATCTGACGGAACACGGTCCGCTCCTGGGTCTCCAGCTGCCGCACCCTCCCGCCACCAGTCATGACGTGGGGGCGGGCTCCACACTCCTGCTGCTGACCGACGGGCTCATCGAGGTCCCCGGGGAGGATCTGGACGACAGCATGGAGGCGTTGAGCAGCACGCTCCGCGGCGCGCCACAGGAACTGGGGAAGCTGTGCGACGTCCTGCTGGACACCTTCGGAAAGGGGAAGACGGATGACATCGCGCTGCTGGCCGCCCGGCTCCTGTGA
- a CDS encoding hybrid sensor histidine kinase/response regulator, whose translation MSSTAADGTIHLVTIAITTEQDLFALRRSGKAAAEALGAERQDQIRLATALSELGRDLLGSSGLRVALSTGQGTQPVLRAVLLWGDGPGPGDESLQAASRLVQVQHEDRSRTLLIEQQLTAGAQTAESVQRARDLLVQHNGGSVLEDARAQTSDLIAALEESRAQREELRRLNEELEETNRGVVALYSELSEELEETNRGVVALYAELDEKSRQLREASEAKTRFWANVSHELRTPVNSVVGLARLLLDDRTGGLEEEQRRQVSLISASGATLLALVDELLDVAKAESGRLEPHMAQVDLRAVLGQLRGTLKGYGAQGEVELSVATSGLPLVTDEVMLTRILRNLLSNALKFTEHGTVSLDVASDDGPDGRHVVFTVTDTGIGIPQEEQQQIFEEFYQVRGPHQRGRSGTGLGLPYARRLTELLGGSLVLTSGPGSGTRVTVRLPAGPEPGDAGVAPAPHSPVLATLVTVDDDEVFRSAIRPALAQLAAQVVEVGEGGLAVATVRTERPDAVLLDLHMPDMDGYAVLAGLAADPELHGTPVVVVTSAPAGSLDRERLAHARAVLDKSTLTLAQLVSAFGDVNSPRTAGEDGGP comes from the coding sequence GTGAGTTCCACCGCGGCCGACGGCACCATCCACCTGGTGACGATCGCCATCACCACAGAACAGGACCTCTTCGCTCTTCGCCGCAGCGGCAAGGCGGCGGCCGAGGCCCTCGGTGCGGAGAGGCAGGACCAGATACGTCTGGCCACCGCGCTGAGCGAGCTCGGCCGGGATCTGCTCGGCTCGTCCGGTCTGAGGGTCGCCCTGAGCACGGGACAGGGAACCCAGCCCGTGCTGCGCGCCGTCCTCCTCTGGGGAGACGGGCCGGGCCCCGGCGACGAGTCCTTGCAGGCCGCCTCCCGACTGGTCCAGGTGCAGCACGAGGACCGGAGCCGGACGCTGCTGATCGAGCAGCAGCTCACCGCGGGCGCACAGACCGCCGAAAGCGTGCAGAGAGCGCGGGACCTTCTCGTGCAGCACAACGGCGGCAGCGTTCTCGAGGATGCCCGGGCCCAGACCAGCGACCTGATAGCCGCCCTGGAGGAGTCGCGGGCGCAGAGGGAGGAACTCCGCCGCCTCAACGAGGAGCTGGAGGAGACCAACCGGGGAGTGGTCGCCCTCTACTCCGAGTTGTCCGAGGAGCTGGAGGAGACCAACAGGGGGGTCGTCGCCCTGTACGCGGAACTGGACGAGAAGTCGCGACAGCTGAGGGAAGCCAGCGAGGCGAAGACACGGTTCTGGGCGAACGTGAGCCATGAACTGCGTACGCCGGTGAACTCCGTGGTGGGCCTCGCCCGGCTCCTCCTCGACGACCGCACCGGCGGGCTCGAGGAGGAGCAGCGCAGGCAGGTCTCCCTGATCTCCGCCTCCGGCGCCACGCTGCTCGCGCTCGTCGACGAGCTCCTGGACGTCGCCAAGGCCGAGTCGGGCAGGCTCGAACCGCACATGGCACAGGTCGACCTGCGGGCCGTACTCGGCCAGCTGCGCGGAACGCTGAAGGGGTACGGCGCGCAGGGCGAGGTGGAGCTGTCGGTCGCCACCTCCGGTCTTCCGCTCGTCACCGACGAGGTGATGCTCACCCGGATCCTGCGCAACCTCCTGTCCAACGCGCTCAAGTTCACGGAGCACGGCACCGTGAGCCTCGACGTCGCGTCCGACGACGGTCCCGACGGCCGCCACGTGGTCTTCACGGTGACGGACACGGGGATCGGCATCCCGCAGGAGGAGCAGCAGCAGATCTTCGAGGAGTTCTACCAGGTGCGCGGGCCGCACCAGCGCGGGCGTTCGGGAACCGGCCTCGGCCTGCCCTACGCGCGCCGCCTCACGGAACTCCTCGGCGGCAGCCTGGTCCTCACGAGCGGGCCGGGTTCGGGTACCCGGGTCACCGTGAGACTGCCCGCCGGACCGGAGCCCGGGGACGCGGGCGTCGCTCCGGCCCCGCACAGCCCGGTCCTCGCGACGCTGGTCACCGTGGACGACGACGAGGTGTTCCGAAGCGCCATCCGTCCCGCCCTGGCCCAGCTGGCCGCCCAGGTGGTCGAGGTCGGAGAAGGCGGCCTTGCGGTCGCCACCGTCCGCACCGAACGGCCCGACGCCGTCCTCCTCGACCTGCACATGCCGGACATGGACGGCTACGCGGTCCTGGCCGGACTCGCCGCCGATCCCGAACTGCACGGCACACCGGTCGTGGTCGTCACCTCGGCCCCCGCCGGATCGCTGGACAGGGAACGACTGGCGCACGCGCGAGCCGTCCTCGACAAGTCCACGCTCACCCTCGCGCAACTGGTCTCCGCCTTCGGAGACGTGAACAGCCCTCGCACAGCCGGAGAGGACGGCGGACCGTGA
- a CDS encoding ATP-binding protein, translating to MGSLTPPLLESEDIAWFRDDESLPASARGAAAALARRLGFDATRCAEVALAVSEAASNLRKHAVDGALLLRIVRTEHDAGVEFVTTDEGPGMADVDRWLVDGSSSAGTLGIGLGAIVRLADTFDVHSLPGKGTVMSARFWTKDAAGRSTALGEPVVAGLTRPITGETVCGDTWAARAVGGGEHRPEPTAARQVTGRASSDEPLGWAALTGFRPEPDRARLERTAQVRTSGTGVPALLLMFCDGLGHGPLAHRAAQTAVTAFRDSRSETPEGVLADLHRALRGSRGGAVAVVRVETLTRSLYFCGVGNVSTFVVDSDTETRRSLLSAPGIVGHQLPTLRPVRQELPRHGGVVMHSDGLTERWQPAALPGFLEHTPLVAAAQLLREAGIRKDDAGVAVLKGSW from the coding sequence ATGGGCTCGCTGACCCCGCCCCTGCTGGAATCCGAGGACATCGCCTGGTTCCGTGACGACGAGTCGCTCCCCGCGTCGGCGAGGGGGGCCGCCGCCGCGCTCGCCAGGCGCCTCGGGTTCGACGCGACACGCTGCGCCGAAGTCGCTCTCGCCGTGAGCGAGGCCGCCTCCAACCTGCGCAAGCACGCCGTCGACGGAGCGCTGCTGCTGCGGATCGTGCGTACGGAGCACGACGCCGGCGTCGAGTTCGTCACGACGGACGAGGGCCCCGGCATGGCCGACGTCGACAGGTGGCTGGTGGACGGTTCGTCCTCGGCGGGCACGCTGGGGATAGGCCTCGGGGCGATCGTCCGCCTCGCCGACACCTTTGACGTGCATTCACTGCCGGGCAAGGGCACGGTCATGTCCGCCCGGTTCTGGACGAAGGACGCCGCAGGCCGTTCCACCGCGCTGGGAGAGCCCGTCGTCGCCGGACTCACCCGGCCCATCACCGGCGAGACCGTGTGCGGGGACACCTGGGCCGCGCGCGCCGTCGGCGGCGGTGAGCACCGACCGGAGCCCACAGCCGCACGGCAGGTGACGGGACGGGCGTCCTCCGACGAGCCGCTCGGCTGGGCGGCGCTGACCGGATTCCGGCCGGAGCCGGACCGAGCCCGGCTGGAGAGAACCGCACAGGTGCGTACGAGCGGCACCGGGGTCCCTGCCCTGTTGCTGATGTTCTGTGACGGACTCGGTCATGGTCCTCTCGCGCACCGTGCCGCCCAGACCGCCGTGACGGCGTTCCGCGACAGCCGGTCGGAGACTCCCGAAGGCGTCCTCGCCGACCTGCACAGGGCCCTCCGCGGAAGCCGTGGGGGAGCCGTCGCCGTGGTGCGCGTCGAGACACTGACGCGGAGCCTGTACTTCTGCGGCGTGGGCAACGTGAGCACCTTCGTCGTCGACTCGGACACCGAGACCAGGCGTTCACTCCTCTCGGCGCCCGGGATCGTGGGCCACCAGCTCCCGACGCTTCGTCCCGTGCGTCAGGAACTCCCGCGCCACGGCGGCGTGGTCATGCACTCCGACGGACTCACCGAGCGATGGCAGCCGGCCGCCCTGCCCGGCTTCCTGGAGCACACCCCGCTGGTGGCCGCTGCACAACTGCTCCGTGAGGCAGGGATACGCAAGGACGACGCGGGCGTCGCCGTACTGAAGGGAAGCTGGTGA
- a CDS encoding anti-sigma regulatory factor, which produces MSGSRPVPDADHETITIDSNDDVVRARQLVRTLAQRCKLSLVDQTKLVTAASELARNTLVYGGGGVMRTGLVRQDSRVGVTAVFEDSGPGIPDLDLALTDGWTSGGGLGLGLSGARRLVDDFTLDTEVGQGTQVAVTKWAR; this is translated from the coding sequence GTGAGCGGGTCGCGGCCCGTCCCCGACGCCGATCACGAGACGATCACCATCGACTCGAACGACGACGTGGTCCGAGCCCGCCAGCTGGTGCGCACCCTGGCCCAGCGGTGCAAGCTCTCCCTCGTCGACCAGACCAAGCTCGTCACCGCCGCCAGCGAACTCGCGCGCAACACCCTGGTGTACGGAGGCGGAGGCGTCATGCGCACCGGACTCGTCCGCCAGGACAGCCGGGTGGGGGTCACGGCCGTCTTCGAGGACTCCGGCCCCGGCATCCCGGACCTGGACCTGGCCCTGACCGACGGCTGGACGTCCGGCGGCGGCCTCGGCCTGGGCCTCAGCGGAGCCCGGAGGCTCGTGGACGACTTCACCCTGGACACCGAGGTCGGCCAGGGCACGCAGGTCGCGGTGACCAAATGGGCTCGCTGA
- a CDS encoding STAS domain-containing protein: protein MTERVPVLKIGDVLLVSIQVDLEDQTVLDLQDDLAARIVATGASGVVIDITAVEIVDSFVGRMLATTAAISRMLDAETVVVGMRPAVAITLVELGLSLGGVRTALTLEKGLDMLARPDSRPPATT, encoded by the coding sequence GTGACCGAGCGTGTGCCCGTGCTGAAGATCGGCGACGTCCTGCTGGTCTCGATCCAGGTCGACCTCGAGGACCAGACCGTCCTCGACCTGCAGGACGATCTCGCGGCGCGGATCGTGGCGACCGGGGCGTCCGGCGTCGTCATCGACATCACCGCGGTGGAGATCGTCGACTCGTTCGTCGGGCGCATGCTCGCGACGACGGCGGCCATCTCGCGCATGCTGGACGCCGAGACCGTCGTGGTCGGCATGCGGCCCGCCGTCGCCATCACGCTCGTGGAGCTGGGCCTCTCGCTCGGCGGCGTCCGCACGGCTCTCACCCTGGAGAAGGGGCTCGACATGCTGGCCCGGCCCGACAGCCGTCCTCCGGCGACGACGTGA
- a CDS encoding STAS domain-containing protein codes for MAEQEISTRLVTLLTEQRESLEAAWVQTVSRTLRGRISLVELDRELRELYSALVESLGAGGFDWQGDKYAEVRALLGELSRNRARQGFTPTETAISVLAGKEILEPTTATSAEDIHAYLRFSRLMDALGLHTIEVYAKAREEIISAQSEQLMELSTPVVKLWEGVVAVPLVGTLDSARTQVVMEKLLQTLVDTGSDQAIIDITGVPAVDTEVAQHLLKTVVAARLMGAECTISGIRPQIAQTIVALGIQFGDIVTKATLADALKHALRRNSVELNLPGGRA; via the coding sequence GTGGCAGAGCAAGAGATATCCACCCGCCTGGTGACGCTGCTCACGGAGCAGCGGGAGTCGCTCGAAGCGGCGTGGGTACAGACGGTCTCGCGCACCCTGCGCGGGCGCATCTCCCTGGTGGAGCTGGACCGTGAGCTGCGGGAGCTGTACTCGGCGCTGGTGGAGAGCCTCGGGGCGGGCGGATTCGACTGGCAGGGCGACAAGTACGCCGAAGTCCGCGCCCTCCTCGGTGAACTGTCCCGGAACCGGGCGCGGCAGGGTTTCACGCCGACCGAGACGGCGATCAGCGTGCTCGCCGGCAAGGAGATCCTCGAACCGACGACCGCGACATCGGCCGAGGACATCCACGCCTACCTCCGCTTCAGCCGTCTCATGGACGCCCTCGGGCTCCACACCATCGAGGTGTACGCGAAGGCGCGTGAGGAGATCATCAGCGCCCAGTCCGAGCAGTTGATGGAACTGTCCACCCCGGTCGTGAAGCTGTGGGAGGGCGTCGTCGCCGTTCCCCTGGTGGGCACCCTCGACTCGGCGCGCACGCAGGTCGTGATGGAGAAGCTCCTCCAGACCCTCGTGGACACCGGATCCGACCAGGCGATCATCGACATCACCGGCGTTCCCGCCGTCGACACCGAGGTCGCCCAGCACCTGCTCAAGACCGTGGTCGCCGCCCGGCTGATGGGCGCCGAGTGCACGATCTCGGGCATCCGGCCCCAGATCGCCCAGACGATCGTGGCGCTCGGTATCCAGTTCGGTGACATCGTCACCAAGGCGACGCTCGCCGACGCGCTCAAGCACGCTCTGCGGCGTAACAGCGTCGAGCTGAACCTGCCCGGAGGACGAGCGTGA
- a CDS encoding NUDIX hydrolase has product MATPDFIRDIRATAGHQLLLLPGVTAIVFDDAGRVLLGRRSDTGKWSVIGGIGEPGEEPALTAEREVYEETAVRCVAERVVLTQALKPVQYANGDRCQYVDITFRCRATGGEARVNDDESLEVAWFDVDALPPLSEFSLFRIKQSLTDGPTWFARTPEA; this is encoded by the coding sequence ATGGCTACTCCTGACTTCATCCGCGACATCCGCGCCACCGCCGGCCACCAGCTGCTTCTGCTGCCGGGAGTCACCGCGATCGTCTTCGACGACGCGGGCAGGGTGCTGCTCGGCCGGCGGTCCGACACCGGCAAGTGGTCGGTCATCGGGGGCATCGGGGAGCCCGGCGAGGAGCCGGCGCTGACCGCCGAGCGTGAGGTGTACGAGGAGACGGCCGTGCGCTGCGTCGCGGAGCGCGTCGTGCTCACCCAGGCGCTGAAGCCGGTGCAGTACGCCAACGGTGACCGGTGCCAGTACGTCGACATCACCTTCCGCTGCCGGGCCACCGGCGGCGAGGCGCGGGTGAACGACGACGAGTCGCTGGAAGTCGCTTGGTTCGACGTCGACGCGCTGCCGCCGCTGAGCGAGTTCTCGTTGTTCCGGATCAAGCAGTCCCTCACCGACGGCCCCACCTGGTTCGCGCGCACCCCCGAGGCCTGA